The Arachis hypogaea cultivar Tifrunner chromosome 14, arahy.Tifrunner.gnm2.J5K5, whole genome shotgun sequence genome has a segment encoding these proteins:
- the LOC112795485 gene encoding uncharacterized protein → MDSSSSSSHRGSSINEEKHIVLPGIHEHALMSTPPGAPYSCDGCKEGGCGRSYRCEEKNCRGYVLHEECASAVLHRENPVSHSFFKGEVFAFLEKPLGRPRDCDACRMEVKGFVYHRKATKDVDDTGLDLHPCCSKLRDNISYEESHATKTLTLQQNVPKKCRLCERKKFGDDNKVKGWSYVTSDGDCFHVFCFKDLFLEKLKEEDSSQEKAVVSRMQTNNVTGNNMKVVKKVGGKSNSKGSEITKVVAKTATTVVVKLLFSLILGGGHPIALLPALVGLFSTSSSSS, encoded by the exons ATGGATAGCTCTTCCTCTTCGAGTCACCGTGGATCTTCTATAAATG AGGAGAAGCATATTGTTCTTCCCGGCATCCATGAACACGCGTTAATGTCAACGCCACCCGGAGCGCCATATAGCTGCGATGGATGTAAAGAAGGAGGGTGTGGACGCAGTTACCGTTGTGAAGAAAAGAATTGCAGAGGTTATGTCCTCCATGAAGAATGTGCAAGCGCTGTTCTTCATCGTGAAAACCCCGTAAGTCATTCATTTTTCAAAGGAGAAGTATTCGCGTTCCTAGAGAAACCTCTTGGGCGTCCTAGGGATTGTgatgcatgtagaatggaagtgaaagGGTTTGTGTATCATCGCAAAGCTACAAAAGATGTCGACGACACAGGCTTGGATTTGCATCCATGTTGTTCGAAGCTAAGAGACAACATTTCTTATGAAGAGTCACACGCGACAAAGACACTCACATTGCAACAAAACGTTCCGAAAAAGTGTCGCCTATGTGAGCGTAAGAAATTTGGGGACGATAACAAAGTTAAAGGGTGGTCATATGTAACTTCCGATGGAGATTGCTTTCATGTTTTTTGTTTTAAGGACTTGTTtcttgagaaactcaaagaggaAGATTCCTCCCAAGAGAAAGCTGTAGTGTCAAGAATGCAGACCAATAATGTTACTGGGAATAATATGAAGGTTGTAAAAAAAGTTGGaggaaaatcaaattcaaaaggaTCAGAGATAACGAAGGTGGTGGCGAAGACAGCCACAACAGTGGTAGTCAAGCTATTGTTTTCATTAATTCTTGGAGGAGGACATCCAATTGCTCTTCTTCCTGCTCTTGTGGGATTGTTTTCTACTAGCTCCTCCTCCTCTTAa